In Palaemon carinicauda isolate YSFRI2023 chromosome 14, ASM3689809v2, whole genome shotgun sequence, the following proteins share a genomic window:
- the LOC137652735 gene encoding uncharacterized protein has product MLLPLSPHPVLSSPPLLLSLSHSHLPPPAPQHLEQQSHLPPYYPQHSANFQNTPPTPSPPPLPLTTFHFHPSPSLQFSRQPSLLSSPLSKTSSHSPHMTDPIPDPTSGQLPSPPHVPRAPPPPLSLHTLHTSPHYYSAATLQKPPPSLPPSPPLPHPITHRPSSRCPQQPSCHTHHSQS; this is encoded by the coding sequence ATGCTCCTCCCACTCTCGCCTCATCCAGTGCTCTCCTCACCTCCTCTATTGCTATCTCTCTCCCATTCCCACCTCCCACCACCGGCAccccaacacctggaacagcaatcacatctgcctccctattatcctcaacattcagcaaactttcaaaatactccgcccaccccTTCCCCGCCTCCTCTCCCCCTAACAACCTTCCACTTCCATCCTTCACCGTCCCTTCAATTCTCGCGccagccctccttactctcttcacctctttccaaaacttcctcCCACTCacctcatatgactgacccaatccctgaccccacctcaggtcagctgccctccccGCCTCACGTACCCCGCGCCCCACCTCCACCCCTTTCCCTCCATACCCTTCACACCTCtccacactattactctgcagccactcTTCAAAAGCCCCCCCCCTCTCTTCCACCTTCACCCCCACTCCCTCATCCCATCACTCACCGCCCCTCCTCACGCTgcccccaacaaccttcttgccacacacatcactcgcAATCCTAA